One stretch of Thermodesulfobacteriota bacterium DNA includes these proteins:
- a CDS encoding CheR family methyltransferase — protein MKNTDGPKGSAEKAESLEGPERGEGAFEGRAAPGSQPQGDGESASRQVSQILRIVQARTGHDFASYKHSTLHRRIHRRLAFHRLGGMEEYAALLEGSPQEAMALSREFLIGVTSFFRDPEAFEALRGAVFPALFGGGGPREPVRIWHPCCSTGEEAYSVVMLLLEHLAERGIDAGVQLFATDIDGAAIARARAGVYPAEIEADVGPERLTRFFRRTQDGYQVSEVLRRMVVFAEHSVIRDPPFTRLDLLVCRNFLIYVAPNLQRRLLTLFHDALKAGGHLFLGSAETVEPRSDLFEAVDHRWKVFRRGEGGARRREAELPSFVLGGSPSPGSLAWGEEALLGQHARPWATVPEPAAAPSQTAPSDGELAKLPAEGPAKDALIRRLHRQLRATDEELRATIARLAAANEGLTAANEELLSMNEEFQATNEALVKSEERVRSKLDIILSPEGDIAGLELADILDAPAVQALVDDFYRLARMPMSIVDLKGRVLVGVGWQAICTKFHRVHPETCRNCLESDLELSAGVPPGEFRLYKCRNNMWDVATPVTIGGRHLGNLFMGQFFFEGEPLDYALFRQQAARYGFDERDYLAALEAVPRLSKEALETSLAFFSKLAGLLSKLGYGNIKLARALAQREALTQSLRRSEARLNRAQEIAHLGSWELDLRENRLSWSDEVYRIFGLEPQEFGATYEAFLEAVHPDDRAAVDDAYRGSLLEGRDTYEIEHRVVRRDTGEVRVVHEKCEHVRDASGQIVWSGGMVHDVTEGKRAEAALREAKEAAEAASQAKSEFLARMSHEIRTPMNGIMGMTELALLEGVSPKAERYLALGTQSAKDLLDVINDILDLAKVEAGRVELAAATFDLGHLVESAVATLGLAARRKGLELTHRVDPSVPLRVVGDEGRLRQVLTNLVGNAVKFTERGEVEVTVGLAAGVPRSELRVASSADGTGNREPGIGNPVTLCFTVRDTGIGIPAENLPSVFDSFSLATRSTHAKYGGTGLGLSIAKHLAELMGGEIWAESEPGRGSVFSFTARLALAGEDSALKARQEAQVGALACRLRLLLAEDNPVNQLFAKALLEAQGHRVAVVSDGLEALEALAAEPFDAVLMDVQMPGLDGVEAARRVRQGRVAGTPPDLPIVALTAHALTGDRERFFGAGMDYYLSKPLDLGALRDVLERIAIRRRGGTPGNRRPPSG, from the coding sequence GCGATGGCGCTGTCTCGCGAGTTCCTGATAGGCGTCACCAGCTTCTTCCGCGACCCCGAGGCCTTCGAGGCCCTGCGCGGGGCGGTCTTCCCGGCACTCTTCGGGGGGGGCGGCCCGCGGGAGCCGGTGCGGATCTGGCACCCCTGCTGCTCGACCGGGGAGGAAGCCTACAGCGTCGTCATGCTGCTCCTGGAGCACCTGGCGGAGCGCGGCATCGACGCCGGCGTCCAGCTCTTCGCCACCGACATCGACGGGGCCGCGATTGCCAGGGCCCGGGCCGGGGTCTACCCCGCGGAGATCGAGGCCGACGTGGGCCCGGAGCGATTGACGCGCTTCTTCCGCCGGACGCAGGACGGCTACCAGGTGTCGGAGGTCCTGCGCAGGATGGTCGTCTTTGCCGAGCACAGCGTGATCCGAGACCCCCCCTTCACTCGGCTCGACCTCCTGGTGTGCCGCAACTTCCTCATTTACGTTGCCCCCAACCTTCAGCGGCGGCTGCTGACCCTCTTCCACGACGCCCTCAAGGCGGGCGGCCACCTCTTCCTCGGCAGCGCCGAGACGGTGGAGCCCCGCTCGGATCTCTTCGAGGCGGTGGACCATAGGTGGAAGGTCTTTCGGCGGGGGGAGGGCGGCGCGAGGAGAAGGGAGGCGGAACTGCCCTCCTTCGTCCTCGGGGGATCGCCCAGCCCCGGCTCCCTCGCCTGGGGGGAGGAGGCGCTGCTGGGACAGCACGCGCGGCCGTGGGCGACGGTCCCCGAGCCGGCTGCCGCGCCCTCCCAGACCGCCCCTTCAGACGGGGAGCTCGCCAAGCTCCCCGCCGAGGGACCGGCAAAGGATGCCCTGATCCGCCGGCTCCACAGACAGCTTCGCGCCACCGACGAGGAGCTCCGGGCCACGATCGCCAGGCTCGCCGCCGCCAACGAAGGGCTCACGGCGGCCAACGAGGAGCTCCTCTCCATGAACGAGGAGTTCCAGGCCACGAACGAGGCCCTCGTGAAGAGCGAGGAGCGGGTGCGGTCGAAGTTGGACATCATCCTGTCTCCCGAAGGGGACATCGCCGGCCTCGAGCTCGCCGACATCCTGGATGCCCCGGCGGTACAGGCGCTGGTGGACGACTTCTACCGGCTCGCCCGCATGCCGATGAGCATCGTCGACCTCAAGGGCCGGGTGCTGGTAGGCGTGGGGTGGCAGGCAATCTGCACCAAGTTCCACCGCGTCCACCCCGAGACCTGCCGCAACTGCCTCGAGAGCGACCTGGAGCTCTCGGCGGGGGTCCCGCCGGGGGAGTTCAGGCTCTACAAGTGCAGGAACAACATGTGGGACGTGGCGACGCCGGTAACCATCGGCGGCAGGCACCTCGGCAACCTCTTCATGGGCCAGTTCTTCTTCGAGGGAGAGCCGCTGGACTACGCGCTCTTCCGGCAGCAGGCGGCTCGGTACGGGTTCGACGAAAGGGACTACCTCGCTGCGCTCGAAGCCGTTCCCCGGCTGAGCAAGGAAGCCCTGGAGACGAGCCTAGCCTTCTTCTCGAAGCTGGCCGGCCTCCTCTCCAAGCTCGGCTACGGCAACATCAAGCTGGCCCGCGCCCTGGCCCAGCGCGAAGCGCTGACGCAGTCGCTGCGGCGAAGCGAGGCGCGGCTCAACCGTGCCCAGGAGATCGCGCACCTGGGGAGCTGGGAGCTCGACCTGCGGGAGAACCGCCTGTCGTGGTCCGACGAGGTGTACCGGATCTTCGGCCTCGAGCCCCAGGAGTTCGGCGCCACCTACGAGGCGTTCCTGGAGGCCGTGCACCCCGACGACCGCGCCGCGGTGGACGACGCGTACCGGGGCTCCCTTCTGGAGGGCCGAGATACCTACGAGATCGAGCATCGGGTGGTGCGCCGGGACACCGGCGAGGTTCGGGTGGTCCACGAGAAGTGCGAGCACGTCCGGGACGCCTCGGGGCAGATCGTGTGGTCGGGGGGGATGGTGCACGACGTCACCGAGGGCAAGCGCGCGGAGGCGGCGCTGCGCGAGGCGAAGGAGGCGGCGGAGGCGGCCAGCCAGGCGAAGAGCGAGTTCCTCGCCCGCATGAGCCACGAGATCCGCACCCCCATGAACGGCATCATGGGCATGACCGAGCTCGCGCTACTGGAGGGGGTCTCGCCGAAGGCCGAGCGGTACCTGGCGCTCGGGACGCAGTCGGCGAAGGACCTTCTCGACGTCATCAACGACATCCTCGACCTGGCGAAGGTGGAGGCCGGCAGGGTGGAGCTCGCCGCCGCAACCTTCGATCTGGGGCACCTGGTCGAGTCTGCGGTCGCCACCCTCGGGCTGGCGGCGCGTCGCAAGGGCCTCGAGCTCACCCATCGGGTGGACCCCTCGGTGCCCCTGCGGGTGGTGGGAGACGAAGGCCGGCTCCGGCAGGTGCTGACCAACCTGGTAGGCAACGCGGTGAAGTTCACCGAAAGGGGAGAGGTGGAGGTGACGGTCGGCCTCGCCGCCGGGGTGCCCCGTTCCGAGCTCCGGGTGGCGAGCTCAGCAGACGGAACCGGAAACCGGGAACCGGGAATCGGGAACCCGGTGACGCTCTGCTTTACGGTGCGCGACACGGGCATCGGCATCCCCGCGGAGAACCTGCCCTCGGTCTTCGACAGCTTCTCCCTCGCCACGAGGTCGACCCACGCCAAGTACGGGGGTACCGGCCTGGGGTTGTCCATCGCCAAGCACCTCGCGGAGCTCATGGGGGGTGAGATCTGGGCCGAGAGCGAGCCGGGCAGGGGCAGCGTCTTCTCCTTCACGGCCCGGCTGGCTCTTGCCGGGGAGGATTCGGCCCTGAAGGCAAGGCAAGAAGCGCAGGTTGGCGCTTTGGCTTGCCGGTTGCGGCTCCTCCTCGCCGAGGACAACCCGGTCAACCAGCTCTTCGCCAAAGCCCTCCTGGAGGCCCAGGGTCACCGGGTGGCGGTCGTCTCCGACGGCCTGGAGGCCCTGGAGGCGCTGGCGGCAGAGCCCTTCGACGCGGTCCTCATGGACGTGCAGATGCCGGGGCTCGACGGGGTGGAGGCCGCCCGCCGGGTGCGGCAGGGGAGGGTGGCCGGCACTCCCCCCGACCTTCCCATCGTCGCCCTCACGGCCCACGCGCTAACGGGCGACCGGGAGCGGTTTTTCGGGGCGGGGATGGACTACTACCTCTCCAAGCCCCTGGACCTCGGGGCACTGCGCGACGTGCTGGAGCGGATCGCCATCCGGCGCCGGGGAGGGACCCCAGGGAACCGTCGCCCCCCGAGCGGGTGA